tccttgtcacagtctcattttttttattccccaccataaatttagtatggtttatggtgggtaacaaaTAACCCTACCAAATTATGTAGGTTAtgtttggtatgttgtcaggaatgttaaaatgtttatttagttttgtcgcattgcgtatgttctgtgaGGGAGCTCACGGGCTCACGCACATCTATATGATCCTCCCATCTAAGCAATGAATCTTTGCCGAtactaaaacaacttaaaataatactagaaaaaaacacattggTGAATTTCTTCACATTTTATCGATATCCACCCTTTTATTGCTCAAATCATATAGCAAATTCTGCTTAATCTCATTATAATTTAACAGCTTTTTCTTTTCGGCGTCTTCTTTCTCTCTACTCAAAATACCACAGCATCCCACGCAATCCAAGCAGGTTGCATAAGGTTTGATGTTTAGATCGAATGGCCACTGGTCTTGGTAGGGTGTTCTCTTGAAGATGTCTTCGTTGATGAGGCGGGACAGCCAGAAGCAGTCGCGGGCTCGCTGGAGCTCGTCGGAGGCGATGAGGCAGGCCTGAACGGCGCGCGAGGCGACCGGGTCCGAGTCGCATTCCATGTTTAGTAGGAGATTACGGATGTTGCAACGGAACACCTAaaagtaataagttttt
This portion of the Cydia pomonella isolate Wapato2018A chromosome 7, ilCydPomo1, whole genome shotgun sequence genome encodes:
- the LOC133519687 gene encoding uncharacterized protein LOC133519687 yields the protein MTQYVKIHYGPYQAFHTTSHKPAKLKGVRDKLRRLGYRVDLNPVEYINYCVFEIMGYQVFRCNIRNLLLNMECDSDPVASRAVQACLIASDELQRARDCFWLSRLINEDIFKRTPYQDQWPFDLNIKPYATCLDCVGCCGILSREKEDAEKKKLLNYNEIKQNLLYDLSNKRVDIDKM